The following are encoded together in the Aerococcus mictus genome:
- a CDS encoding CpsD/CapB family tyrosine-protein kinase, protein MFGRKKKSEIKKPADRPGLVVVDNPTSAMAEQFRTIRTNIQFSMLDKELKTFNITSPGPSSGKSFLAANIAAAFASDDKRVLLLDADMRKPTVHKTFGVPNDRGLTNLLTDNSLEIHQVIKKSYVPNLFYLTCGAIPPNPSELLASKRMQGLMEQLRNVFDIIVLDCPPVLAATDAQVVSARVDGTVVVVPYGQCTKDEVKESQALLDKVNTNVLGVIMNRTERTEDYYYYYEEE, encoded by the coding sequence ATGTTTGGTAGAAAGAAAAAATCAGAAATCAAAAAGCCAGCCGACCGTCCCGGTTTGGTGGTCGTTGATAATCCCACTTCAGCTATGGCCGAACAATTCCGGACTATTCGAACCAATATCCAGTTCTCCATGCTTGATAAGGAATTAAAGACCTTCAATATCACTTCACCAGGCCCCTCATCAGGGAAGTCCTTCTTAGCCGCCAATATTGCGGCTGCCTTTGCTAGTGATGATAAGCGCGTCCTCTTATTAGATGCTGATATGCGTAAACCTACTGTCCACAAGACTTTTGGCGTTCCTAACGACAGAGGATTAACCAATCTCTTGACTGATAACAGTCTAGAGATCCACCAAGTGATTAAGAAGTCCTATGTACCAAACTTGTTCTACTTAACCTGTGGGGCTATTCCGCCTAACCCGTCCGAACTCCTAGCTTCCAAACGAATGCAAGGCTTAATGGAACAGTTGCGCAATGTCTTTGACATCATTGTCTTGGATTGCCCACCAGTTCTGGCGGCTACTGATGCCCAAGTGGTATCGGCTCGGGTAGACGGAACGGTAGTGGTGGTGCCTTATGGCCAATGTACCAAGGATGAAGTCAAAGAAAGCCAAGCCCTCCTAGACAAGGTCAACACCAATGTCCTAGGCGTAATCATGAACCGTACTGAAAGAACCGAAGATTACTATTACTACTACGAGGAAGAATAA
- a CDS encoding YveK family protein, with protein MEEEISLLDLWQIIKEHFYVIFISSLVGLLLAAGYVFVLATPIYQSSTEILVNQSDNKSQNNTLNQDINASLQLINTYSDVIRNEVVLSPVIDQLNLQENPDQLREKISVESKNNSQVFSIIVKDPNPEQAATIANTTADVFQKAIRKMMNIDNVSIISKAQASQAPVSPRKALALLIGLVLGMGVGLVIAFIHELTDKTVKDVDFLTKEIGWNMLGRVSELSENDLKVTHQANELQQIYHPDQDRGQRQRERV; from the coding sequence ATGGAAGAAGAAATTAGTTTATTAGATCTCTGGCAGATTATCAAAGAACACTTCTATGTCATTTTTATTAGTAGTTTGGTGGGTCTACTCCTGGCAGCGGGCTATGTCTTCGTCTTAGCGACGCCTATCTATCAATCTTCTACCGAGATCTTAGTTAACCAAAGTGATAATAAGAGTCAAAACAATACCCTCAACCAGGACATTAACGCTTCCCTGCAATTAATTAATACTTATTCTGATGTTATTCGAAATGAAGTCGTTTTAAGTCCGGTGATTGACCAACTCAATTTACAAGAAAACCCTGACCAACTTCGGGAAAAGATTTCAGTGGAAAGTAAGAATAATTCCCAGGTCTTCTCTATTATTGTAAAGGATCCTAATCCCGAACAAGCAGCTACCATCGCTAACACCACGGCAGATGTCTTCCAAAAGGCTATCCGTAAGATGATGAATATCGATAATGTCTCGATCATCTCTAAGGCCCAAGCCAGTCAGGCACCGGTTTCGCCACGTAAGGCCTTAGCTCTCTTAATTGGTCTAGTGCTCGGAATGGGCGTGGGTCTCGTGATTGCCTTCATTCATGAACTCACCGATAAGACGGTTAAGGATGTTGACTTCTTGACTAAGGAAATTGGCTGGAACATGTTGGGCCGGGTCAGTGAATTATCTGAAAATGACCTAAAAGTCACCCATCAAGCTAACGAATTACAACAAATTTATCACCCTGACCAAGATCGTGGTCAGCGCCAACGTGAACGTGTTTAA
- a CDS encoding LCP family glycopolymer transferase has translation MLDNNSPSSHDQPSTREDYRAQGDRPKRKRFWPWVLGILVILLCIGGWIAFKAYSDVRETSEQMYQAADYKSKRNGQVDLSQGNQAFSVLLMGIDTGSLGRTEQGRSDTMMVMTVNPKTEQTSLLSIPRDTYTTILPNGNKDKINHAYAYGGPAGAVETVQNLLDIPIDYYVSVNMQGLEDMINVLGGVTVTPPISFSEDGHQFVQGQATTLNGEAALAYVRNRYDDPEGDYGRQARQRQVILACLKEAASLSSLPNYQEILNTIGSNVQTNMAFSDMKDLFTNYRGAANTINQAQLKGSGQMIDGVYYEMIPEDNINQASQTLKQELNL, from the coding sequence ATGTTAGATAATAATAGCCCTTCTAGCCATGACCAACCTTCTACTCGCGAAGACTATCGGGCCCAAGGTGACAGACCGAAAAGGAAACGATTTTGGCCTTGGGTGCTGGGTATCCTAGTAATACTTCTTTGCATTGGTGGCTGGATAGCTTTTAAAGCTTACAGTGATGTCAGAGAGACCTCGGAACAAATGTACCAAGCGGCTGATTATAAGTCTAAGCGGAATGGCCAAGTCGACTTAAGCCAAGGCAATCAGGCTTTTTCAGTGCTTTTAATGGGGATTGATACGGGTTCCCTGGGCCGAACAGAACAAGGTCGGTCCGATACCATGATGGTGATGACGGTTAATCCCAAGACGGAACAAACTAGCTTGCTTTCCATCCCTCGGGATACTTATACCACTATTCTACCGAATGGCAATAAAGACAAGATCAACCATGCCTATGCTTATGGGGGACCAGCGGGAGCGGTGGAAACCGTGCAAAACTTGCTGGATATTCCTATTGACTACTATGTTTCTGTTAATATGCAGGGCCTGGAAGATATGATCAATGTCCTAGGTGGGGTAACGGTGACACCACCGATCAGCTTTAGTGAAGATGGTCACCAATTTGTCCAAGGACAAGCGACCACTCTAAATGGTGAGGCTGCCTTGGCCTATGTCCGCAACCGCTATGACGATCCGGAAGGGGACTACGGCCGCCAAGCCCGCCAACGCCAAGTGATTCTGGCTTGTCTTAAGGAAGCAGCTTCCCTATCCTCCCTGCCTAATTATCAAGAAATTTTAAACACTATAGGTAGTAACGTACAAACTAATATGGCCTTTTCTGATATGAAGGACCTCTTCACTAATTACCGGGGAGCGGCCAATACTATTAACCAGGCGCAACTGAAGGGCTCAGGGCAAATGATTGATGGGGTCTACTATGAAATGATTCCAGAAGATAATATCAATCAGGCCTCCCAAACCTTAAAACAGGAACTCAATCTCTAA
- a CDS encoding FAD-binding protein has translation MLVNEQTTYAAEYDVVVLGFGGAGATAARFASDAGAKVLLVDSAPNGHEGGNTRYCAQLIGSADNREAMHKYYDELMAGMDLDEGVKSTYIDGLVNMEDYVRDYLEVEPYSIKDHFDKFPLESAVYEYPEFEGVETYNFLTVHEGIFDAALWKVLRQKVIDRADSIDVWFESPAKHLLQDPETRAILGVQVERQGQTVNIAAKNGVVLAVGGFENNPQMVKDYLNESRLAPLGGLYNQGHGVTMALEVGADLWHMANYESLGMYHGTAFDVPAGERATLHAFGTQPLTHGSILVIGDDGTRYFKEDEANRHGHIYNHGIWRVPQGQAKPYIIFDHKKYEELTQADGLFVDYAKAALKADSLAELAQELDLDSEVLEATVEDFNHFAEVGKDYAYGRSADAMTAFDAEGPYYAIPIVQTMLNTQGGPRRNAKAEILDSHGQVIPNLYGAGELGGITPGMYQGGMNIAECLIFGKIAGENAAQEKDQPRSELKGAGETQSANLQSDLDKEAAPKDLQLKDNQYLGTSHSGMGDELNVLVTLDGDKLSEITVLNHNESEQQGHEVFSELPQAMIAANSTDVDAISGATLSSNALKEAVTDAIDKSKE, from the coding sequence ATGTTAGTTAATGAACAAACGACCTATGCAGCGGAATATGATGTGGTTGTCCTCGGTTTTGGTGGAGCAGGAGCGACAGCGGCTCGTTTTGCTAGTGATGCCGGAGCTAAGGTGCTTTTAGTCGATTCCGCTCCTAATGGTCATGAAGGGGGTAATACCCGCTATTGTGCCCAATTGATTGGTTCAGCTGATAATAGGGAAGCTATGCACAAATATTATGATGAACTGATGGCGGGTATGGATTTAGATGAAGGAGTCAAGTCAACCTATATTGATGGCTTGGTTAATATGGAAGACTATGTGCGTGACTATTTAGAAGTCGAACCGTACAGTATCAAAGACCATTTTGATAAGTTCCCACTCGAATCAGCGGTTTATGAATATCCTGAATTTGAAGGTGTGGAAACCTATAACTTCCTTACCGTCCATGAGGGTATTTTTGACGCTGCCTTGTGGAAAGTTTTGCGGCAAAAGGTTATCGATCGAGCAGACTCCATCGATGTCTGGTTCGAATCACCCGCTAAACATCTCCTCCAAGATCCTGAAACCAGAGCTATTCTTGGGGTACAAGTCGAACGCCAGGGTCAAACCGTTAATATTGCAGCTAAGAACGGGGTTGTTTTAGCCGTTGGAGGTTTTGAAAATAATCCGCAAATGGTTAAAGACTACCTCAATGAAAGTCGTTTGGCTCCCTTAGGCGGTTTGTATAACCAAGGTCATGGGGTAACTATGGCACTTGAAGTCGGGGCTGACCTCTGGCATATGGCTAACTATGAATCCTTGGGCATGTATCATGGAACTGCCTTTGATGTACCAGCTGGAGAAAGGGCCACCTTACATGCTTTTGGTACCCAACCTTTAACCCACGGCAGTATCCTAGTTATTGGGGACGATGGCACGCGTTATTTCAAGGAAGATGAAGCTAACCGCCATGGGCATATTTATAATCATGGAATTTGGCGGGTTCCACAAGGACAAGCCAAACCTTATATTATCTTTGACCATAAGAAGTATGAAGAACTTACCCAAGCGGATGGTCTTTTTGTCGATTATGCCAAAGCAGCTCTTAAGGCCGATAGCCTAGCTGAATTAGCCCAAGAACTTGATCTTGATAGTGAAGTCCTGGAAGCTACGGTTGAGGACTTCAATCATTTTGCTGAAGTGGGTAAGGACTATGCCTATGGTCGCTCAGCGGATGCTATGACGGCTTTTGATGCGGAAGGTCCTTATTACGCTATTCCGATCGTACAAACTATGTTAAATACCCAAGGGGGACCGCGACGGAACGCTAAAGCGGAAATTTTAGATAGTCATGGACAAGTCATTCCTAACCTTTACGGTGCTGGTGAACTCGGTGGGATTACTCCGGGCATGTACCAAGGGGGAATGAACATCGCTGAATGTCTGATTTTTGGTAAGATTGCAGGTGAAAACGCCGCCCAAGAAAAAGACCAACCAAGATCTGAGTTGAAAGGAGCAGGAGAAACGCAGAGCGCTAACCTCCAAAGTGACTTAGATAAAGAAGCTGCCCCTAAAGACCTCCAATTAAAAGATAATCAATACCTGGGAACTAGCCATTCAGGGATGGGGGATGAGCTAAATGTGCTGGTGACCCTTGATGGGGATAAATTAAGCGAAATTACCGTCTTAAACCACAATGAAAGTGAACAACAAGGGCACGAGGTCTTTTCAGAACTGCCCCAAGCCATGATTGCCGCTAATTCGACTGATGTTGATGCCATTTCTGGAGCTACCTTAAGCTCCAATGCCCTCAAAGAAGCGGTGACCGATGCCATTGATAAGAGTAAAGAATAA
- a CDS encoding sensor histidine kinase, translated as MPYLIIAFVIIMILLIFLYLSQKEVTYLSWQLDEINKRKTNQLIRQRLYSPAFDRLTKSINASLTKERDLRLALEKKDRLQQELLLNLSHDVRTPLTSIKGYLQLLAESNSESERKHYLANLSERLDRLTLLLDQLFTYMTIEDDDYPLALEKIDLKENLVNHFLAYYNSFQAQGMDLDFSLPDRALYIQGDTHLLQWIFENLIKNVLVHGDKKVEISLDDKGFLVIKNDLAQPLSRPLADLFQRFQQGSDYRQSGGSGLGLNIVQSAAKKMGIKMAGDIQNEQFMISLDFPEILLKEESESDGS; from the coding sequence GTGCCTTATTTAATCATCGCCTTTGTAATCATTATGATCCTCTTGATATTTCTCTATCTGAGTCAAAAGGAAGTTACTTATCTCAGCTGGCAGTTAGATGAGATTAATAAACGCAAGACGAATCAACTCATCAGGCAGCGACTTTATAGTCCTGCCTTTGACCGCCTGACAAAAAGTATTAACGCCAGCCTGACTAAGGAACGAGATCTGCGCCTGGCTTTAGAGAAGAAAGACCGCCTGCAACAAGAGCTTTTGTTGAATCTCTCACATGATGTCCGCACACCACTGACTTCCATTAAAGGTTATCTCCAACTCTTGGCTGAATCCAATTCGGAATCAGAACGCAAGCATTACCTGGCTAACTTATCTGAACGTTTAGACCGCTTGACCCTGTTACTGGACCAGCTCTTTACCTATATGACAATTGAAGACGATGATTATCCTTTAGCGCTAGAGAAAATTGATTTAAAGGAAAACCTGGTCAACCATTTTCTAGCCTACTACAATAGTTTCCAAGCGCAGGGGATGGATTTAGATTTTTCCTTACCTGACCGAGCCCTCTATATTCAGGGAGACACTCATCTCTTACAGTGGATTTTTGAGAATTTAATCAAGAATGTCCTCGTCCATGGGGATAAAAAAGTTGAGATCAGTTTGGATGATAAAGGCTTCTTAGTGATTAAAAATGATCTAGCCCAGCCGCTTTCTCGCCCACTGGCTGACCTTTTCCAACGTTTTCAGCAAGGCAGCGACTACCGTCAGTCGGGAGGTTCAGGCCTAGGTCTTAATATTGTTCAATCCGCTGCCAAGAAGATGGGGATAAAGATGGCAGGGGATATTCAAAATGAACAATTCATGATAAGTTTAGATTTTCCTGAGATTCTGCTTAAAGAAGAAAGTGAAAGTGACGGGAGCTAG
- a CDS encoding ABC transporter ATP-binding protein, with product MANLAIETDNLSKSYGQQVALDQVSIQIKAGEIYGLVGRNGAGKTTLLKILSRQIQATSGYYTFFNERVDSRAHDLRLGMMIEGPGLYPHLSARDNLMLKCEAMGIRRPGYVQELLELVGLGQVKQKKAKSFSLGMKQRLSLALALVGDPDILLLDEPTNGLDPQGIADFRKLIQRLNQERGLTIMISSHILSELAKMIDKIGIIHQGILVKEVSKQELEKENRNKYVLRSHDLRTVLAYLEENLNLKDFLVVDDHTLYIYEYLDQAEKIPHSLIRAGILFESFAYSGNSLEDYYMQLTGGGNDA from the coding sequence ATGGCGAATTTAGCAATTGAAACCGATAATTTATCTAAAAGCTATGGTCAGCAGGTGGCCTTAGATCAAGTCTCTATCCAAATAAAAGCAGGGGAGATTTATGGGTTAGTAGGTAGGAATGGAGCGGGGAAGACCACGCTTCTAAAGATATTAAGTCGACAGATTCAAGCGACATCTGGGTACTACACTTTCTTTAATGAAAGGGTGGACAGCAGGGCGCATGATCTGAGACTTGGGATGATGATTGAAGGCCCGGGGCTGTATCCTCACCTATCAGCTCGGGATAATCTCATGCTTAAATGTGAGGCCATGGGCATTCGAAGGCCGGGCTATGTCCAAGAGCTTTTAGAACTGGTCGGATTAGGGCAAGTCAAGCAGAAAAAGGCCAAAAGCTTTTCTTTAGGAATGAAGCAGCGCTTAAGTCTGGCCCTAGCACTGGTAGGGGATCCCGATATTTTGCTCCTCGATGAACCGACTAATGGTTTGGATCCTCAAGGAATTGCTGATTTTAGAAAGCTGATCCAGCGGCTCAATCAGGAAAGAGGGCTGACTATCATGATCTCTAGCCATATTCTCAGTGAGCTGGCTAAGATGATTGATAAGATCGGCATCATCCACCAAGGAATTTTGGTTAAAGAAGTGAGTAAGCAAGAACTGGAAAAAGAAAATCGTAACAAGTATGTCTTAAGAAGTCATGATCTCAGAACCGTCCTCGCTTACTTGGAAGAAAATCTTAACCTTAAGGACTTCTTAGTGGTCGATGACCACACCCTTTATATTTATGAATACTTGGACCAAGCCGAAAAAATTCCCCATAGCCTCATACGCGCAGGGATTCTATTTGAAAGCTTTGCTTACTCGGGAAATTCTCTGGAAGACTACTATATGCAATTAACCGGGGGTGGGAATGATGCTTAA
- a CDS encoding response regulator transcription factor — translation MTTILIVEDDPSIQDMLSEKLKREGYDYKQAYSGTEALLNLDKAAFDLILLDLMLPGMTGEDFLSNLRKENNTPVIVLSAKDSSTSKVSLLRAGANDYMVKPYDLNELMARIEIQLKNKQGTCSSNTEIISCQGLSLDQANQLISYQGKELSLTPRERAILRLLLTYPKRIFSKQEIYEGAWQEAYFGDDKTLSVHISNLRKKLKAVSGKDWIETIWGLGFRL, via the coding sequence ATGACCACTATTTTAATTGTAGAAGATGATCCTAGTATCCAAGACATGCTAAGTGAGAAATTAAAGCGCGAAGGCTATGACTATAAACAGGCTTATTCAGGAACGGAAGCCTTACTTAATCTTGATAAAGCAGCCTTTGACCTAATACTTCTGGATTTGATGTTGCCCGGCATGACAGGGGAAGACTTCCTAAGCAATTTGCGAAAAGAAAATAATACTCCCGTTATTGTCCTGTCAGCCAAAGATTCCTCCACAAGTAAGGTATCTTTATTAAGGGCGGGTGCTAACGATTATATGGTCAAACCCTACGACTTAAACGAACTCATGGCTCGAATTGAGATTCAGTTAAAAAATAAGCAGGGGACTTGCTCTTCTAATACGGAAATAATTTCCTGTCAAGGTTTAAGTCTAGATCAAGCTAATCAGTTGATTAGCTATCAGGGAAAGGAATTGTCACTTACTCCACGTGAGCGGGCGATTCTTAGGCTCTTATTGACTTATCCTAAGCGAATCTTTTCTAAGCAAGAGATCTATGAAGGGGCTTGGCAGGAAGCTTACTTTGGCGATGACAAGACCCTTAGTGTGCATATATCTAACTTGCGTAAGAAACTGAAAGCAGTCAGTGGTAAAGACTGGATTGAAACTATCTGGGGGCTAGGATTTCGTTTATAA
- the hflX gene encoding GTPase HflX, producing the protein MPENVLIIGLQLPQTTDLRFTMQMDELAALVETAGGQVVSRQSQKRDQEDARYLIGSGKVREIHDLSQELDIDLVIFYQQLSPSQNRNLQEAIDCPVIDRVQLILDIFASRATSKEGKLQVALAQNEYLLPRLAGMGTVLSRLGGGIGTRGPGETKLEQDRRVLRNEIQKIRHELKEVEKQRELTRERRQKSGLFKIGLLGYTNAGKSTLINALTDAQTYQADQLFATLTPLTRKFSLPNHFEITLTDTVGFIQDLPPMIIDAFHSTLEESRNVDLLMIVVDASSAFALEQEAVVNQLLEDLDMQDLPKLYIYNKRDQVESDQEVLTPSSPHLLMSAQDSQDIEALRQAIIDQVKDIYQPFAVQVAPEAANEWLGWQNRFYIEKFEFDRESESYQIMGYKPDYLPLPKTE; encoded by the coding sequence ATGCCAGAAAATGTATTAATAATCGGTTTACAACTCCCTCAAACCACTGACCTGCGTTTCACCATGCAAATGGATGAATTAGCAGCTTTAGTAGAAACTGCGGGTGGTCAAGTAGTCAGCCGGCAAAGTCAGAAACGCGACCAAGAAGATGCCCGTTACCTGATCGGGAGCGGTAAGGTTCGAGAAATTCATGACCTGAGCCAGGAGTTAGACATTGACTTGGTGATTTTCTACCAACAATTGTCGCCTTCACAAAACCGCAACCTGCAAGAGGCTATTGATTGTCCCGTCATTGACCGGGTCCAATTAATCCTAGATATATTTGCTAGCCGCGCAACGTCTAAAGAAGGGAAATTGCAGGTGGCCTTGGCCCAGAATGAATACCTCTTACCCCGATTAGCTGGGATGGGGACAGTCTTATCCCGTCTCGGTGGGGGGATCGGTACTCGGGGTCCAGGGGAAACTAAGTTGGAACAAGACCGTCGCGTTCTCCGCAACGAAATTCAAAAAATTCGCCATGAATTAAAAGAAGTGGAAAAGCAAAGAGAATTAACTCGGGAACGGCGGCAAAAGTCAGGCCTATTTAAAATCGGTCTCTTAGGCTATACCAATGCCGGCAAGTCGACCTTGATAAATGCCTTAACTGATGCCCAAACCTACCAGGCTGACCAACTTTTCGCTACCTTAACGCCTTTAACGCGGAAATTTAGTTTACCTAATCATTTTGAAATTACCCTGACAGATACGGTTGGTTTTATCCAAGATCTGCCACCCATGATTATCGATGCTTTCCATTCAACCCTGGAAGAGAGTCGTAATGTGGACTTATTGATGATTGTGGTGGATGCCTCTTCGGCTTTTGCCTTAGAACAAGAGGCTGTGGTCAATCAATTACTTGAAGACTTGGATATGCAAGACCTGCCCAAGCTCTATATCTATAATAAGCGTGACCAAGTGGAGTCAGACCAAGAGGTTCTTACACCCTCAAGTCCACATCTTTTAATGTCGGCTCAGGATAGCCAGGATATTGAAGCCTTGCGTCAGGCAATTATTGACCAGGTTAAGGATATCTATCAACCTTTTGCTGTCCAAGTCGCCCCAGAAGCTGCCAATGAATGGCTAGGTTGGCAAAACCGTTTTTATATTGAAAAATTTGAATTCGATAGGGAAAGCGAATCTTATCAGATTATGGGTTATAAGCCCGACTATCTTCCGCTTCCTAAAACAGAGTAA
- the miaA gene encoding tRNA (adenosine(37)-N6)-dimethylallyltransferase MiaA — MKTKLICVGGPTAVGKTALSIELAKHFHGQVINGDAMQVYQGLDIGTAKATLDERQGIPHHLLDIRSVDQPYTVADFKRDAESEVEAIEADQDLPILVGGTGLYLESFLFDLSLGGQVEPRPDFRRQMEAFADNHGNQALHQKLVDLDPQAAEKIHPNNVKRVIRALEVGTFSDQLFSQAKETHDDHHSPYDYYFIGLHCDRQRLYERINHRVDLMVDQGLLQEAQWLLDQDLDPKSQSLQSIGYKEVFPYLRGEEDLETSLNRLKRNSRRYAKRQLTWLKNRMDQVHWYNLVEKEDSLATVISDVAAFLEE; from the coding sequence ATGAAGACTAAGCTAATTTGCGTTGGTGGTCCTACCGCCGTAGGTAAAACCGCCCTAAGTATTGAATTGGCCAAGCATTTCCATGGTCAGGTCATTAATGGGGACGCCATGCAAGTTTATCAGGGCTTAGATATCGGTACCGCTAAGGCGACTCTAGATGAAAGACAGGGGATTCCCCATCATTTACTCGATATCAGGTCAGTTGACCAGCCTTATACGGTGGCTGACTTTAAGCGGGACGCTGAATCGGAAGTTGAAGCAATTGAAGCGGACCAAGATTTGCCCATTTTAGTTGGGGGAACAGGACTCTATCTGGAGTCTTTTCTCTTCGACCTTTCTTTAGGGGGGCAGGTTGAGCCTCGGCCAGACTTTAGACGGCAAATGGAAGCCTTTGCAGATAATCACGGTAACCAAGCCCTCCACCAAAAGTTAGTCGACTTAGATCCCCAAGCGGCGGAAAAGATCCATCCCAATAATGTTAAGCGAGTGATCCGCGCTTTAGAGGTGGGAACCTTTTCTGATCAGCTCTTCTCTCAAGCCAAGGAAACTCATGACGACCATCACAGCCCCTATGACTATTACTTCATCGGTCTTCACTGTGACCGCCAGCGTTTGTATGAGCGCATTAATCATAGGGTGGACCTGATGGTAGACCAGGGTTTACTTCAGGAAGCCCAGTGGCTCTTAGATCAAGACCTAGATCCTAAAAGCCAAAGCTTACAATCCATCGGCTACAAGGAAGTCTTTCCCTATTTAAGGGGAGAAGAGGACTTAGAGACTAGCCTCAACCGGCTGAAGCGGAATTCGAGACGCTATGCCAAACGGCAGTTGACCTGGCTGAAGAATCGGATGGACCAGGTTCACTGGTATAATTTAGTTGAAAAAGAGGATAGCTTAGCCACTGTAATTAGTGATGTGGCAGCTTTCTTAGAAGAATAG
- the recN gene encoding DNA repair protein RecN, with protein sequence MLQNIVIENFAIIDQVTIDFDEGMTVLTGETGAGKSIIIDALGLLAGGRGSVDFIRYGTKALKLRGIFYLPDFSQAGRDFLKDQEIPFEDDQLLITRTLDQKGRNTIKVNGVPLTVSLLKELGDYLLEIHGQNEHQTLLDPKNHLDLLDQYAGKRIAQEKEAYENDYQNYRQAKKAIKDFALNEQEVAQRLDLLKFQLNEIELAQLVDGEDDELTEERQKLQSYQNIVASLGQALNALSEGEGNAVDLLSESSQALGQIEDLDSDYKAYYEQAQSAYYSVQELAYSIRDNLDALSFDPRRLDQIEERLATIDQLKHKYGKSIAEILAYYQEAQKDYQDLQDRENHQEELEADFKQAKQAIAKSAKALHHKRLVIAEELEAAIEEQLADLYMKNTRFAVDFKQRKSFAASGADEVTFYIQTNPGEPLRPLHKIASGGELSRIILAIKAILQASRPTSTVVFDEVDTGVSGRVAQAIANKMFEIALSAQVLCISHLPQVAAMADQQLHIAKVSDEDQTQTQVSRLNEEERIGEIGHMTTGEVMTEASRRAAQDQLKQAQDYRQQRRQDIHED encoded by the coding sequence ATGTTACAAAATATCGTCATTGAAAATTTTGCCATTATCGACCAAGTGACCATTGACTTTGATGAAGGCATGACGGTCCTCACCGGGGAAACAGGGGCAGGGAAGTCTATCATTATCGATGCTCTCGGGCTCTTAGCTGGTGGTCGGGGTTCAGTCGACTTTATTCGCTATGGAACCAAGGCATTAAAATTACGGGGGATTTTTTACCTGCCTGATTTTTCCCAAGCAGGTCGGGACTTCCTCAAGGACCAAGAGATCCCCTTTGAGGATGATCAATTACTAATTACCCGGACCTTAGACCAAAAGGGGCGTAACACCATCAAGGTGAATGGCGTGCCCTTAACGGTTTCTCTACTCAAGGAATTGGGCGATTATTTACTGGAAATCCATGGGCAAAATGAACACCAAACCTTACTTGACCCTAAAAACCACCTGGACCTCTTAGACCAATATGCCGGTAAGCGGATTGCCCAAGAGAAGGAAGCCTACGAAAATGACTATCAAAACTATCGCCAGGCTAAAAAAGCCATCAAAGACTTTGCCTTAAATGAGCAAGAAGTGGCCCAACGTCTGGATTTATTGAAGTTTCAGCTTAATGAAATTGAACTGGCCCAATTGGTCGATGGCGAGGACGATGAATTAACCGAAGAACGGCAAAAGCTGCAAAGCTATCAAAATATTGTTGCTTCCCTAGGCCAGGCGCTCAATGCTTTGTCAGAAGGAGAGGGCAATGCAGTGGACTTACTGAGTGAGTCAAGCCAGGCTCTGGGACAAATTGAAGACTTGGATAGTGATTATAAGGCTTATTATGAACAAGCCCAATCCGCCTACTACAGTGTCCAGGAACTGGCTTACAGTATCCGCGATAACTTGGATGCCTTATCCTTTGACCCTAGACGCTTGGACCAGATTGAAGAACGGTTAGCCACGATTGACCAATTGAAGCATAAGTATGGCAAGTCGATTGCTGAAATCTTAGCCTATTATCAAGAGGCTCAAAAGGACTACCAAGACTTACAAGACCGGGAAAACCATCAAGAAGAATTAGAAGCTGACTTTAAGCAGGCCAAGCAAGCCATTGCTAAGTCTGCCAAGGCCCTCCATCACAAACGTTTAGTGATCGCGGAAGAATTGGAAGCAGCTATTGAAGAACAGCTGGCCGACTTGTATATGAAGAATACCCGCTTTGCGGTTGACTTTAAACAAAGGAAAAGCTTTGCTGCTTCCGGAGCGGATGAAGTGACCTTCTATATCCAAACCAACCCTGGCGAACCCTTGCGCCCCTTACATAAAATTGCCAGTGGTGGGGAACTCTCGCGGATTATTTTAGCCATTAAGGCCATCTTACAGGCTAGTCGACCCACTTCTACGGTGGTCTTTGACGAAGTGGATACCGGGGTGAGTGGACGGGTGGCCCAAGCCATTGCTAACAAGATGTTTGAAATTGCCTTATCAGCCCAAGTCCTGTGTATTTCCCACCTGCCCCAAGTGGCTGCTATGGCTGACCAGCAATTACATATCGCTAAAGTTAGTGATGAAGATCAGACCCAAACCCAAGTGAGCCGCTTGAATGAAGAGGAACGAATTGGTGAGATTGGCCACATGACGACTGGTGAAGTCATGACTGAAGCCAGTCGCCGGGCTGCCCAAGACCAGTTGAAACAAGCTCAAGACTATCGTCAACAAAGAAGGCAAGATATTCATGAAGACTAA